One part of the Microbulbifer sp. THAF38 genome encodes these proteins:
- the thrC gene encoding threonine synthase — protein sequence MKFVSTRGRAPSLSFADTVLTGLASDGGLYVPESLPHFSRKDIAAMAGMDYQQLAFEIIRPFVGEDLSKRELRDIIGRSYGLGQGQFRHRAVAPLVQTDTNEWILELFHGPTLAFKDFALQFLGQLFDHLLEKRGERVVVMGATSGDTGSAAIEGCRHCDNIDIFILHPHNRVSEVQRRQMTTVLSDNVFNIAMEGNFDDCQNMVKASFANQSFLPNGRRLVAVNSINWARIMAQIVYYFYAALRLGAPEKTVNFSVPTGNFGDIFAGYLAKQMGLPIDQLVIATNANDILHRCISDNDHTPKPLVHSLSPSMDIMVSSNFERLLFDLYGRDGAAVAELLEDRSAPMHLSEVALLQAQKTFSSYRVDDARTIEVIREQYQATGYLLDPHTAIGVEAARRVRRSAEQPMVCLSTAHPAKFPDAVAQALPQTEIPLPAHMQDLWQREERLKVLPNDMSQVHDYMATMLSEGR from the coding sequence GTGAAATTTGTCAGCACCCGCGGCCGAGCGCCGTCTCTCTCTTTTGCCGATACCGTTCTCACCGGTCTAGCCAGTGATGGCGGTCTCTATGTGCCCGAGTCACTGCCGCACTTTTCCAGAAAGGATATTGCGGCTATGGCAGGTATGGATTACCAGCAGTTGGCCTTTGAAATTATCCGGCCGTTTGTGGGAGAGGATCTCAGTAAGCGGGAGCTGCGCGATATTATCGGGCGCTCCTATGGTTTGGGGCAGGGTCAGTTTCGTCACAGGGCGGTGGCGCCCTTGGTGCAGACCGATACCAACGAGTGGATTCTGGAGCTTTTCCACGGCCCAACTCTGGCCTTTAAAGATTTTGCCCTGCAGTTTCTCGGCCAGTTGTTCGATCACCTGCTGGAAAAGCGCGGTGAGCGCGTGGTGGTGATGGGGGCGACTTCCGGGGATACCGGTTCGGCGGCGATTGAAGGCTGCCGCCACTGCGACAATATCGATATTTTTATTCTGCACCCCCACAACCGGGTCTCAGAAGTGCAGCGCCGGCAGATGACCACGGTGCTGTCGGACAATGTGTTCAATATCGCCATGGAAGGTAATTTCGATGATTGCCAGAATATGGTGAAGGCCAGCTTCGCCAACCAGTCCTTTTTGCCCAACGGGCGCCGCTTGGTAGCGGTGAACTCCATTAACTGGGCGCGTATTATGGCGCAGATTGTCTACTACTTTTACGCGGCCTTACGCCTGGGCGCGCCGGAAAAAACCGTGAATTTCTCCGTGCCCACCGGCAACTTCGGCGATATTTTTGCCGGTTACCTGGCGAAGCAGATGGGTCTGCCTATCGACCAATTGGTGATCGCCACCAATGCCAACGATATCCTGCACCGCTGCATCAGCGATAACGACCACACCCCCAAGCCGCTGGTACACAGTCTGTCGCCCAGTATGGATATCATGGTGTCCAGTAACTTTGAGAGGCTGTTGTTCGATCTCTACGGCCGCGATGGCGCCGCAGTGGCGGAGTTGTTGGAGGATCGCAGTGCACCTATGCACTTGAGCGAGGTGGCCCTGTTGCAGGCCCAAAAGACATTTTCCAGTTATAGGGTCGACGATGCGCGCACTATTGAGGTGATCCGCGAGCAGTACCAGGCGACCGGCTATCTGCTCGACCCCCATACCGCAATTGGTGTCGAGGCCGCGAGAAGGGTGCGCCGCTCCGCCGAGCAGCCCATGGTTTGCTTATCCACCGCACACCCGGCAAAATTCCCCGATGCCGTGGCGCAGGCGCTGCCACAAACCGAAATTCCCCTGCCGGCCCATATGCAGGACCTCTGGCAACGCGAAGAGCGACTCAAGGTACTGCCCAACGACATGTCCCAGGTGCACGACTATATGGCGACCATGCTGTCCGAAGGACGCTAG